GTTCATCCCCAGGATCTCCGAGGCGCGCGTCCGCGCCTCCTCGGGGGTGTGGGCAGGCTTGACGCCGCCGGCCTTGCCGCGCCCGCCCACCAGCACCTGGGCCTTGATCACGCAGGGGCCCAGCACCCGGGCCGCCGACTCCGCCTCCTCCGGCGTCCGCGCCAAGCGGCCCGGAGGCACCGGAAGCCCGTTTTCGCGCAGGACGTCCTTAGCCATGTATTCGTAGAGCTTCATCCGATCCCATCACCTTCCTGACCCTTGCCCCGCGACGGCCCGGGTGGCGCGGTCGCCGCCCCGCCTTCAGCCCTCCTGCCGGCGCGCCTCTGCCACCAGGTCACGCGTGTGCTGCGCCACTTCCCCGGGGCTCCGCTCCACCCGCGCGACGCCGTCCTCGACGGCGGCGGCCGCCACCGCCGCCGCCACGGCGGGCGCCACCTCCGCGTTCCACATGGAGGGGATGATGTACTCCTCGCGCAGCTCGTCGGGCGCCACCAGGGCGGCGATGGCCTCGGCCGCCGCCCGCTTCATGTGCTCCGTGATCTGGCTGGCGCGGACGTCGAGGGCGCCGCGGAAGACGCCGGGGAAGACCAGGCTGTTGTTGATCTGGTTGGGGAAGTCGGAGCGGCCCGTCGCCACGACGCGAGCGCCCGCCTGACGGGCCTCGTCGGGGTAGATCTCCGGCACCGGGTTGGCCATGGCCATCACGATGCTCTCCGCAGCCATGCTCCGCACCATCTCCGGCGTCAGCACGCCGCCCGAGGAGACGCCGATGAAGACGTCCGCCCCCCGCACCGCCTCGTCCAGCCCGCCGCGCACGCCGCGCGGGTTGGTCACCGCGGCCATGCGCAGCTTGTAGGGGTTCATGTCCTCGCTGCGCCCCTCCCAGATGGCCCCGGCGCGGTCGCACAGGACGACATCCCGGGCGCCCATGTCCAGGAGCAGCTGGGTGATGGCCACGCCCGCCGCGCCGGCGCCGTTGACGACGATGCGCACCGACTCCAGCGCCTTGCCCACCAGCTTGAGCGCGTTGATGAGCGCGGCGGCGGTGACGATGGCGGTCCCGTGCTGGTCGTCGTGG
This is a stretch of genomic DNA from Bacillota bacterium. It encodes these proteins:
- a CDS encoding NAD-dependent malic enzyme, which encodes MAVTEREADELREQALTLHRQARGKIEVHPRVPVRDSHDLSLAYTPGVAEPCKEIHDHPELVYEYTGKGNMVAVVTDGTAVLGLGDIGPQAALPVMEGKSVLFKTFAGVNAVPICLATKEVARIVETVKLLAPNFGGVNLEDISAPRCFEIESRLRQEVDIPVFHDDQHGTAIVTAAALINALKLVGKALESVRIVVNGAGAAGVAITQLLLDMGARDVVLCDRAGAIWEGRSEDMNPYKLRMAAVTNPRGVRGGLDEAVRGADVFIGVSSGGVLTPEMVRSMAAESIVMAMANPVPEIYPDEARQAGARVVATGRSDFPNQINNSLVFPGVFRGALDVRASQITEHMKRAAAEAIAALVAPDELREEYIIPSMWNAEVAPAVAAAVAAAAVEDGVARVERSPGEVAQHTRDLVAEARRQEG